In the genome of Dermacentor silvarum isolate Dsil-2018 chromosome 1, BIME_Dsil_1.4, whole genome shotgun sequence, one region contains:
- the LOC119446010 gene encoding uncharacterized protein LOC119446010 — translation MFGHEEHDCTLSYASVTGPVGGDDSSELLMDERDAEDAASSGDGALATTDLAKASGPNATTGNSPLTSRWSHNPGIATASERPESSEPPAKEPDATTGQDNMDQSESAAGGLAGKRPWDEGRDETSTPDSGSGGEPPTKAAGNRRPSFKPRPTIPAGPRAEAKPPLQSTPPG, via the coding sequence ATGTTCGGTCATGAGGAGCACGACTGCACGCTCTCCTATGCCAGCGTCACCGGGCCCGTGGGTGGTGATGACTCGTCCGAGCTGCTCATGGACGAGCGTGACGCTGAAGACGCAGCAAGTTCGGGCGACGGAGCGCTAGCGACGACAGACCTGGCCAAAGCAAGTGGGCCGAACGCGACAACGGGCAACAGCCCGCTGACCAGCCGTTGGAGCCACAACCCAGGGATTGCAACAGCCTCAGAGAGGCCAGAATCGTCTGAACCTCCCGCCAAGGAACCGGACGCTACCACCGGACAGGACAATATGGACCAGAGCGAGAGCGCAGCCGGCGGCCTGGCCGGCAAGCGCCCTTGGGACGAAGGTAGAGACGAGACAAGTACTCCCGATAGCGGCAGTGGTGGGGAACCACCGACGAAGGCAGCAGGGAATAGGCGTCCATCTTTCAAACCACGGCCGACAATTCCGGCCGGCCCTCGGGCAGAGGCCAAGCCGCCTCTGCAGTCTACACCACCTGGGTAG